A region of Salmo salar chromosome ssa17, Ssal_v3.1, whole genome shotgun sequence DNA encodes the following proteins:
- the iapp gene encoding islet amyloid polypeptide yields the protein MYHLKLPVFLLVPLVLLRCVATAPSNRYFTSSSEQESALPDREGWLVPGIVSNPFLGLISERLQRGLTSVNSHHIEKRKCNTATCVTQRLADFLTRSSNTIGTVYAPTNVGSSTYGKRDLLQPPSYLPL from the exons ATGTATCACCTGAAGCTGCCCGTGTTCCTTCTCGTGCCTCTCGTGCTGCTGCGCTGTGTCGCCACCGCCCCTAGCAACAG GTACTTCACCTCATCTAGTGAGCAGGAAAGCGCGCTCCCGGACAGAGAAGGCTGGCTCGTGCCCGGGATCGTCTCCAACCCCTTCCTCGGTCTCATTTCCGAGCGGCTACAGAGAGGGCTCACATCTGTCAACAG CCACCACATAGAGAAAAGGAAGTGCAACACGGCTACCTGTGTGACCCAGCGACTGGCCGACTTCCTGACCCGCTCCAGCAACACCATCGGCACGGTGTACGCCCCCACCAATGTAGGCTCCAGCACCTATGGGAAACGGGATCTACTGCAGCCTCCCAGCTATCTGCCTCTCTAG